The Lycium ferocissimum isolate CSIRO_LF1 chromosome 8, AGI_CSIRO_Lferr_CH_V1, whole genome shotgun sequence DNA segment CTCCTCCTACTCCTTCGGGGACTATGCCACCACCTTTACTTTCCACttctccaccaccaccatctcCAACTGCAAAAACTCCACACCATAATTCACCTAAGCCACCAGCAGTTAAGCAGCCACCACCGAATAGTAATCATTCGTCGACGCCACCACCACCAAATCCTCCTAAGAAACCTGAAAATGCTGTTTGGTGTGTGGCAAAGCCAACGGTACCAGCAGACTTGATTCAGCAGGCATTGGACTATGCTTGTGGTTCTGGGGCTGGTTGTGATGCTATACAGCCCAATGGAGCGTGTTACCAGCCGGCTACTCTGCTTTCTCATGCTTCTTATGCTTTCAATAGCTACTGGCAGAAGAGAAAACAGGGTGGAGGAACTTGTGACTTCGGAGGCACTGCCATGCTTGTCACTGTTGATCCAAGTAAGACCCTCAACTCCATTAAACATTggatttcatacatatatacactgaTTGTGTGAagaatttttacactatcagtaTATTTTAACCCGTTGTATAGATAACATATCGTTATTTTTCTATGTATTTGACaggttatgatcattgtagttTCACGTCCAACTAATCTTGGAAGACAGCATTTGAGATCAAGAGTACTTCGACAATGCCATGTCCAAGGCCAAACGGGCGTGATATTTTGCATATGTTATTTTTACTACAAAGGACTGATAAGACTTTATAAGACTCttgtctcattttttttttttttttcattgtgtttcttttttcttgttttagagGAACTCTATGGTGATGTACTGCTACTTCACAATTTATATGAGACATAACTCAACTAAGAGACAATCTTAAACGTTACTACGAGTATTACTTTATCTCAGTAAGGAACAAAACCAAAAAGTCTTACCAAAATAATCCAAAATCCAACATAGATACTCCTTGAGCGTAGAATGCCTATACATGCTGCATATGCGTAAGGTGTGTACTAATGACAGATATATATGGTATAGTTAGACTAAAACGATGAACAATGCCCAAAAGTGATTTGATTCGATATTCTGCTGTTGATTATTGGACCAGGATGTAATATATGTCCTACTATTTCCTTTTCGCATTGGTTTTTCTGAGTTCTGTCTGCTGGGCTGCTTTTGTTGTGCTTGGCTCTATCCCTCATAGTGTACTTTAAGTGCATGTGCTCTTACAGATAGCAAGTACTAAAATATCACAGATTGGTGAATTTCAGCTAAATGTCCTAACAAGCTCACGCCAATGGGAAGTACTAAAGATCTATAAAAGCTTGACCTATGTTAGCAACACTTAATTTTTTGGAAGATGCTCTTTGTTATATTTAGATATGTCAATCATACCGTCCAAACAAACCTCAATTGTCAAGGGTAATAAAACTGGTCAAATACAGGAGGCAGGATGTGACAGTGAAGAAAAAATGGCAAAAAATTGTGACAGAGCAATTGAAGTAAAATGGAAATTAGCATAAAATTTCAATGGTCGACATAAAGCGGAACCACCCTTTTGATGAAT contains these protein-coding regions:
- the LOC132067042 gene encoding leucine-rich repeat extensin-like protein 3, with protein sequence MDSRSSTMKFYILALHTFQLLASSPFGLCDNRASIAPILGRYKRLRLLQVESTSPENSFPYGIYTSPPPLLSGAVPPISPQINSPPFGIYPPPPTPTPTPSKSMPPSPQNSSPTFTSPPSTPSGAIPPPLLSTPPPPTPSGTMPPPLLSTSPPPPSPTAKTPHHNSPKPPAVKQPPPNSNHSSTPPPPNPPKKPENAVWCVAKPTVPADLIQQALDYACGSGAGCDAIQPNGACYQPATLLSHASYAFNSYWQKRKQGGGTCDFGGTAMLVTVDPSYDHCSFTSN